The window TGTACATTAAGAAGTAGTTAGACCTTTTAGCAATGAATAAATCAACCAATACAGGAACAGAGAACATTAGATACCTGTCAATCAAGTAATATTCATCTGATTTTCCACTAGATGCAAGTCGTTGACAAAGTTCTGATGTAGTTGTCAAATTCTGAAACTTTGGGCTTGTGGGTACAACATTCTCGTAATGTCGTAACTGACATcttagattattcatttcttgttcTTTAAAATCAGCAGGATAGAACTTTGAAGCCAGAGAACATATATTATCAATGTTAAATGAACGGAATGAATCTTTTGGGTCCAAGGAAGTACACAGGATGAGAAGCTCTGTAGCTTGTTTGTTGAATCTACAATTCAGCTCTTGTGCTTGCTGATCAACAGCAACCATGAAAATGTCACAGCGATAATGGTGCTCAACTGTAGTCTCATCCTCCGCACGAGAATTAATGAAATCCACATATAACTCACTGAAATGTGGTGTTTGAACTCCATGTTTGGTACAGAATGAAAGCACGTCAGCTTTAAGCTTGTTCCAACCATTATCTCTTAGCTCCTGGATCAACATTTTGGTAG is drawn from Triticum dicoccoides isolate Atlit2015 ecotype Zavitan chromosome 6B, WEW_v2.0, whole genome shotgun sequence and contains these coding sequences:
- the LOC119325583 gene encoding uncharacterized protein LOC119325583, which gives rise to MDDVKTTKMLIQELRDNGWNKLKADVLSFCTKHGVQTPHFSELYVDFINSRAEDETTVEHHYRCDIFMVAVDQQAQELNCRFNKQATELLILCTSLDPKDSFRSFNIDNICSLASKFYPADFKEQEMNNLRCQLRHYENVVPTSPKFQNLTTTSELCQRLASSGKSDEYYLIDRLIRLVLTLPVSTATTERAFSAMKLVKTRLRNKMEDGFLRDCLLIYIEKEIAVGISTDAIIDEFDEPPRRVPFS